From the genome of Castor canadensis chromosome 4, mCasCan1.hap1v2, whole genome shotgun sequence, one region includes:
- the Acaa2 gene encoding 3-ketoacyl-CoA thiolase, mitochondrial isoform X1: MRTSSSRPVSPKPVRGGGAQARDNLDWRGAGTRRADHGKLAKGQGRGLAGPSQHPKGPKGIAGRIWSCPDSSPAPTCQLQSCPCSENSSDAIYLARHVGLRVGIPKETSALTVNRLCGSGFQSIVSGCQEICAKDAEVVLCGGTESMSQAPHLVRNMRFGTKLGLEIKLEDTLWEGLTDTHVKIPMAITAENLAEQHKISREECDRYALQSQQRWKAANDAGYFNEEMAPIEVKTRKGKQTMQVDEHARPQTTLEQLQKLPPVFKKEGTVTAGNASGVSDGAGAVIIASEDAVKKHNFTPLARVVSYFASGCDPSIMGIGPVSAISGALKKAGLTLKDMDLVDVNEAFAPQYLAVQKSLDLDPSKTNVNGGAIALGHPLGGSGARITAHLVHELRRRGGKYAVGSACIGGGQGIAVIIENTA, from the exons ATGAGGACAAGCTCCTCCAGGCCCGTTTCCCCGAAACCGGTGCGAGGCGGGGGCGCGCAAGCGCGAGATAACCTTGACTGGCGGGGGGCGGGGACTAGGCGCGCAGACCACGGGAAGTTGGCGAAAGGACAGGGGCGTGGCCTCGCGGGGCCCAGCCAACACCCTAAAGGCCCTAAAGGGATTGCAGGCAGAATCTGGAGTTGCCCAGACTCAAGTCCCGCACCGACCTGCCAGCTGCAGTCATGTCCCTGCTCCGAG AACTCCTCAGATGCTATTTACCTGGCAAGGCATGTTGGTTTGCGAGTGGGAATCCCTAAAGAGACCTCAGCTCTCACTGTTAACAGGCTCTGTGGCTCTGGTTTCCAGTCCATTGTGAGTGGATGTCAG gAAATTTGTGCTAAAGATGCTGAAGTCGTCTTATGTGGAGGAACTGAAAGCATGAGCCAGGCTCCCCACCTTGTTAGAAACATGCGTTTTGGAACCAAATTGGGATTAGAGATCAAG CTGGAAGATACTTTGTGGGAAGGATTGACAGATACGCATGTTAAGATCCCCATGGCAATTACTGCAGAGAATCTTGCTGAACAACATAAAATAAGCAGAGAGGAATGTGACCGATATGCCTTGCAGTCacagcagagatggaaagcag CTAATGATGCTGGCTACTTTAATGAAGAAATGGCACCAATTGAGGTGAagacaaggaaaggaaaacagacaatGCAAGTGGATGAGCATGCTAGACCCCAGACGACCCTGGAGCAGCTGCAGAAACTTCCCCCAGTGTTCAAGAAGGAAGGAACCGTCACTGCGGGAAATGCTTCA gggGTGTCTGATGGTGCTGGAGCTGTCATCATAGCTAGTGAAGATGCTGTTAAAAAACACAACTTCACACCACTAGCAAGAGTTGTGAGCTACTTTGCATCTGGATGTGATCCCTCAATCATGGGTATTG gtCCTGTCTCTGCCATCAGTGGGGCTCTGAAGAAAGCTGGACTGACTCTTAAGGACATGGATTTGGTAGAT gTGAATGAAGCTTTTGCTCCCCAGTACCTGGCTGTTCAGAAGAGTTTGGATCTTGACCCAAGTAAAACCAATGTGAATGGAGGAGCCATTGCTCTTGGTCACCCTCTGGGAGGATCTGGAGCAAGAATTACTGCACACCTGGTTCATGAATTAAG gcGTCGAGGTGGAAAGTACGCAGTTGGGTCAGCTTGCATTGGAGGTGGTCAAGGCATTGCAGTCATCATTGAGAACACAGCCTGA
- the Acaa2 gene encoding 3-ketoacyl-CoA thiolase, mitochondrial isoform X2, with protein sequence MSLLRGVFIVAAKRTPFGAYGGSLKDFTATDLSEFAAKAALSAGKVPPETVDSVIVGNVIQNSSDAIYLARHVGLRVGIPKETSALTVNRLCGSGFQSIVSGCQEICAKDAEVVLCGGTESMSQAPHLVRNMRFGTKLGLEIKLEDTLWEGLTDTHVKIPMAITAENLAEQHKISREECDRYALQSQQRWKAANDAGYFNEEMAPIEVKTRKGKQTMQVDEHARPQTTLEQLQKLPPVFKKEGTVTAGNASGVSDGAGAVIIASEDAVKKHNFTPLARVVSYFASGCDPSIMGIGPVSAISGALKKAGLTLKDMDLVDVNEAFAPQYLAVQKSLDLDPSKTNVNGGAIALGHPLGGSGARITAHLVHELRRRGGKYAVGSACIGGGQGIAVIIENTA encoded by the exons ATGTCCCTGCTCCGAG GTGTGTTTATTGTCGCTGCTAAGCGCACACCCTTTGGAGCTTATGGAGGTTCTCTGAAAGACTTCACTGCTACCGACTTGTCTGAATTTGCTGCCAAGGCTGCCCTGTCCGCTGGCAAAGTCCCTCCTGAAACTGTTGACAGTGTCATTGTAGGCAATGTCATTCAG AACTCCTCAGATGCTATTTACCTGGCAAGGCATGTTGGTTTGCGAGTGGGAATCCCTAAAGAGACCTCAGCTCTCACTGTTAACAGGCTCTGTGGCTCTGGTTTCCAGTCCATTGTGAGTGGATGTCAG gAAATTTGTGCTAAAGATGCTGAAGTCGTCTTATGTGGAGGAACTGAAAGCATGAGCCAGGCTCCCCACCTTGTTAGAAACATGCGTTTTGGAACCAAATTGGGATTAGAGATCAAG CTGGAAGATACTTTGTGGGAAGGATTGACAGATACGCATGTTAAGATCCCCATGGCAATTACTGCAGAGAATCTTGCTGAACAACATAAAATAAGCAGAGAGGAATGTGACCGATATGCCTTGCAGTCacagcagagatggaaagcag CTAATGATGCTGGCTACTTTAATGAAGAAATGGCACCAATTGAGGTGAagacaaggaaaggaaaacagacaatGCAAGTGGATGAGCATGCTAGACCCCAGACGACCCTGGAGCAGCTGCAGAAACTTCCCCCAGTGTTCAAGAAGGAAGGAACCGTCACTGCGGGAAATGCTTCA gggGTGTCTGATGGTGCTGGAGCTGTCATCATAGCTAGTGAAGATGCTGTTAAAAAACACAACTTCACACCACTAGCAAGAGTTGTGAGCTACTTTGCATCTGGATGTGATCCCTCAATCATGGGTATTG gtCCTGTCTCTGCCATCAGTGGGGCTCTGAAGAAAGCTGGACTGACTCTTAAGGACATGGATTTGGTAGAT gTGAATGAAGCTTTTGCTCCCCAGTACCTGGCTGTTCAGAAGAGTTTGGATCTTGACCCAAGTAAAACCAATGTGAATGGAGGAGCCATTGCTCTTGGTCACCCTCTGGGAGGATCTGGAGCAAGAATTACTGCACACCTGGTTCATGAATTAAG gcGTCGAGGTGGAAAGTACGCAGTTGGGTCAGCTTGCATTGGAGGTGGTCAAGGCATTGCAGTCATCATTGAGAACACAGCCTGA